In Pantoea agglomerans, the genomic stretch GCCCTCTTTCAGCGAGACGAAGAAAGGGTTATTCAGCGTGGAGACCACCAGCGCGATGGTATCTTTCGCCACTGCGCTGGCGCTTAATGTCGCGCCGAGGATCACGGCCAGTGCGGTCAACTTTTTCATTATTTCATCCTGTGTAAAGGTCAGAGTTATTTACTGCTTTTGTTATCCACCAGTACCGCCAGCAGGATTACCACCGCTTTTACGATCATCTGGTAGTAGGAAGAGACGCCCATCAAATTCAGGCCGTTATTCAGGAAGCCCAGGATCAGCGCGCCAATCAGGGTGCCCATAATGCGCCCTTTACCGCCCGCCAGGCTGGTGCCGCCCAGCACCACCGCCGCGATAGCGTCCAGCTCGTAGCCAGTGCCCGCCGTGGGCTGCGCAGAGGAGAGGCGCGCGACTTCGATGGTGCCCGCCAGCGCGGCCAGCATGCCGCTCAGGGCGTAGACGATCACTTTTACGCGGTTAACGTTGATGCCGGAAAGGCGCGTTGCCGCTTCATTGCCGCCCAGCGCGTAGATATAGCGGCCAAGACGCGTGTGGTGCAGCATGTACCAGGCGAGCAGGAAAACAGCAGCCATCAGCCACACCGGCGTCGGAATGCCCAGCGGACGGCCGATGCCGAACCAGCCGAAAAGATCGGCGTTGTCGTTAAAGCCGGTATTAATCGGGCTGCCGTCGGTATAGACCATGGTGACGCCGCGCAGCAGCAGCATCATTACCAGCGTGGCGATAAAGGCCTGCACCTTGCCGCGCGCCACGATAGTGCCGGTAACGGCACCGATCGCCGCCCCCAGGGCCAGCGCGCCCGCGACTGCCACCAGCGCGTTGACTTCCATCCCCACCAGCGAGGCGGCTACCGCGCCCGTCAGCGCCAGCAGCGATCCCACCGAGAGATCGATGCCGGAGGTGAGGATCACCAGCGTCATGCCGACCGCCATAATGGCGTTAACCGAGGTCTGCTGCAGAATATTGAACAGGTTCGCGACGGTGAAAAAGTTAGGGCTCTGGCTCGCCACCACCGCGATCAGCACGATGAGCGCAATCAGCGATTTTTGCTCCATCAGCCAGGCTTTGCTGAACCAGCGACGGCTGGATGCTAAGGTTTGGGTACTCATACAACTAAATCCTCGCTGTGTTGCTTGCCTACGGCTGCCGCCATTAACGTTTCCTGCGTCGCCTGCTCGCGGGTAAATTCGCCGCCGAAGCGGCCTTCATGCATCACCAGGATGCGGTCGCTCATGCCAAGCACTTCCGGCATCTCTGATGAGACCAGGATGATGCTTAGCCCTTCAGCCTTGAACTGGTTGATCAGCTGATAAATCTCTTTCTTCGCCCCGACGTCGACGCCGCGCGTCGGTTCATCCAGGATCAGCACGTTGGGCCGCGTCATCAGCCCACGCGCGATGGCTACTTTTTGCTGATTACCGCCCGACAGCAGGCCGATCGCCTGATCCATCGTTGGCGTCTTGATATTGAAGAGCCGGATGAAATCGCCTACCGCCAGCTGCTCAGCAGCGTGCTTCAGCGTGCCGCCGCGGCTAAAGTAGCGCAGCGCCGTCAGCGACATGTTCTCTTTTACCGACATGCCCAGCACCAGGCCGTCGCGCTTGCGGTCTTCAGAGATGTAGACAATGCCGCTGGCCAGCCCGTCCTGCGGAGCGCGCGTCGCCACTTCACGGCCGTCGAGCCAGACCCGGCCTTTGCTGCGCGGCAGCGCGCCGTAAAGCAGCTTCATCAGCTCGGTGCGGCCGGCGCCCATTAGCCCGGAAACGCCAAGGATCTCGCCTTTGCGCAGCGTAAAGCTGACGTCATGCACGCCCGGCCCGCTGAGGTTCTCCACCTTGAGGCGAATCTCCCCCGGCGCCTGGTCGAGGCGTGGATATTGATCTTCCAGCTTGCGGCCCACCATCATCTCGATCAGGCTCTCTTCGCTGAGATCCTGTACCGGACGTTCGGCAATAAACTGGCCGTCGCGGAAAACCGTCACGTCGTCGCAAATCTCGAAGATCTCTTTCATACGGTGAGAGATATAGACAATGCCGCAGCCCTGCGCCTTCAGTTCGTTGATCACGCGGAACAGCGACAGGGTTTCGGTATCGGTCAGCGCGTCGGTAGGTTCATCCATGATGATCACCTGCGACTTAAAGCTGAGCACTTTGGCAATCTCCACCATCTGCTGATCGCCGATCGACAGATCGCCCACCGGCTTGTGGCTGTTAAAGCGCAGATTAAGCCGCTTCAGCAGCGCGTCCGCCT encodes the following:
- the rbsC gene encoding ribose ABC transporter permease, with amino-acid sequence MSTQTLASSRRWFSKAWLMEQKSLIALIVLIAVVASQSPNFFTVANLFNILQQTSVNAIMAVGMTLVILTSGIDLSVGSLLALTGAVAASLVGMEVNALVAVAGALALGAAIGAVTGTIVARGKVQAFIATLVMMLLLRGVTMVYTDGSPINTGFNDNADLFGWFGIGRPLGIPTPVWLMAAVFLLAWYMLHHTRLGRYIYALGGNEAATRLSGINVNRVKVIVYALSGMLAALAGTIEVARLSSAQPTAGTGYELDAIAAVVLGGTSLAGGKGRIMGTLIGALILGFLNNGLNLMGVSSYYQMIVKAVVILLAVLVDNKSSK
- the rbsA gene encoding ribose ABC transporter ATP-binding protein RbsA; translation: MQPLLQLQGIEKSFPGVKALKNASLAVYPGRVMALVGENGAGKSTMMKVLTGIYSRDAGSLRWLGEETTFSGPKASQEAGIGIIHQELNLIPQLTVAENIFLGREFTNRFGRIDWKRMYAEADALLKRLNLRFNSHKPVGDLSIGDQQMVEIAKVLSFKSQVIIMDEPTDALTDTETLSLFRVINELKAQGCGIVYISHRMKEIFEICDDVTVFRDGQFIAERPVQDLSEESLIEMMVGRKLEDQYPRLDQAPGEIRLKVENLSGPGVHDVSFTLRKGEILGVSGLMGAGRTELMKLLYGALPRSKGRVWLDGREVATRAPQDGLASGIVYISEDRKRDGLVLGMSVKENMSLTALRYFSRGGTLKHAAEQLAVGDFIRLFNIKTPTMDQAIGLLSGGNQQKVAIARGLMTRPNVLILDEPTRGVDVGAKKEIYQLINQFKAEGLSIILVSSEMPEVLGMSDRILVMHEGRFGGEFTREQATQETLMAAAVGKQHSEDLVV